In Roseiconus lacunae, one genomic interval encodes:
- a CDS encoding AraC family transcriptional regulator, producing the protein MSSRNKLTDRPLDEDLPDWGVLVLESHHSPQFTMDWREHDFLKLVFVLRGRGVIEFPDRVTHFRNGELVLVPPKTPNRIADAPDAASSLYICCISAKLMSFDAGIANLIKPGLVPTSGYDAGRVATQLRRMRHLQHSQQRSKKIGMVAAASRLIEWVVDAVEAQQTKPNIHASDDREAMQDYVRRLAMEFYEATTIDDTAKSLGMSRRTFTRLFQEITGQTWLTYVRKIAVNHAKHQLAQTGLSIASIAFECGFNDLSTFYRQFKSQTGVSPKAYRKQVNSSPS; encoded by the coding sequence TTGTCCAGCCGCAACAAACTCACCGACCGACCGCTCGACGAAGACCTACCTGATTGGGGTGTGCTGGTACTTGAGAGCCACCACTCTCCGCAATTCACGATGGACTGGCGAGAACACGATTTCCTGAAGTTGGTATTCGTCCTCCGCGGTCGCGGTGTCATAGAATTCCCGGATCGTGTGACCCATTTCCGAAATGGCGAATTAGTTCTCGTTCCGCCCAAAACGCCGAATCGGATTGCCGATGCCCCCGATGCGGCGAGCAGCTTATACATCTGCTGCATCTCCGCGAAATTGATGAGTTTCGATGCGGGTATTGCCAACCTAATCAAACCCGGACTGGTGCCGACAAGCGGGTACGATGCCGGCCGAGTGGCAACCCAGCTGAGGCGAATGCGACACTTACAACACAGCCAACAGCGGTCTAAGAAGATCGGCATGGTTGCCGCTGCTTCACGCTTGATCGAATGGGTCGTCGATGCCGTTGAAGCCCAGCAAACCAAACCAAACATCCACGCAAGTGATGACCGAGAAGCGATGCAAGACTATGTCCGACGGCTGGCAATGGAATTCTATGAAGCGACGACAATTGACGACACCGCAAAATCATTGGGCATGTCGCGTCGCACCTTCACTCGCTTGTTTCAAGAAATCACCGGTCAGACTTGGCTAACGTACGTTCGAAAGATTGCCGTCAATCACGCCAAGCACCAACTTGCCCAAACCGGTTTGTCGATCGCATCGATCGCGTTCGAATGCGGCTTCAATGACCTTTCGACGTTCTATCGACAATTTAAATCTCAGACCGGCGTATCGCCAAAAGCATATCGAAAGCAAGTGAACTCATCGCCAAGCTGA
- a CDS encoding aminotransferase class I/II-fold pyridoxal phosphate-dependent enzyme: protein MSEASLDEQSSGDPTVNPSAKADSANAASAEAVSHAAAGNPADHAAATASGDDSPNIDAPAIGAPTTDPVQPPFEVKLASRVGRLPPYMFGRINNLLYQKRRAGDDVIDLGMGNPSDPPDPIVIQKLQDAASDPGNHGYSKSNGIANLRRELAGKYHRKYGVRLDPESEIIACLGSKEGFSHMCLALMGPGDTAMIPSPFFPVHMYGVILASGNVVALDVSDSETFLRNVAYTCENLTPIPKVLIVNYPHNPSSAVIEPEFFVEVVRLAKKYGFLVIHDFAYADVAFDGYVPPSFLAAPGAKDVGVEFTTMSKGYNMAGWRVGFCAGNPDMVRGLGTIKGYYDYGMFQAIQIAAIVALRETEATVEKQSEIYQSRRDVLVSGLRRLGWEMETPKAGMFVWAQVPEPWRSKMSTMDFAMKLLEEGNVAVSPGSGFGSAGEGFLRMSLVENEHRLRQAVRQIAKCLS, encoded by the coding sequence ATGAGCGAAGCAAGCCTGGACGAACAATCAAGCGGCGACCCAACAGTCAATCCATCTGCCAAGGCCGACTCGGCAAACGCGGCGAGTGCGGAAGCGGTCAGCCATGCGGCGGCCGGAAACCCTGCCGATCACGCCGCGGCAACCGCCTCTGGGGACGATTCGCCCAACATTGACGCGCCCGCCATCGGTGCGCCAACGACCGACCCGGTGCAACCGCCATTTGAAGTCAAGCTTGCGTCTCGCGTAGGGCGATTGCCGCCCTACATGTTCGGACGGATCAACAATCTGCTGTACCAAAAACGGCGCGCCGGTGATGACGTGATCGATTTGGGGATGGGGAATCCGTCCGATCCTCCGGATCCGATTGTCATTCAGAAGCTTCAGGATGCCGCGTCGGATCCTGGGAACCATGGTTACAGTAAATCCAACGGAATCGCGAATTTGCGTCGCGAGTTGGCGGGTAAGTATCACCGCAAGTACGGCGTTCGGCTCGATCCCGAGTCGGAGATTATCGCTTGTTTGGGAAGTAAAGAAGGCTTCTCGCACATGTGCTTGGCTTTGATGGGGCCTGGCGACACGGCGATGATTCCCTCGCCGTTTTTCCCGGTGCACATGTACGGCGTGATTTTGGCGTCAGGAAACGTTGTCGCTCTTGATGTTTCCGATTCGGAAACGTTTTTGCGAAACGTCGCCTACACCTGCGAGAATCTGACACCGATTCCGAAGGTGTTGATCGTCAACTACCCGCACAACCCAAGTTCCGCGGTCATCGAACCGGAATTCTTTGTTGAGGTCGTTCGGCTCGCCAAAAAGTACGGCTTCCTGGTCATTCATGACTTTGCTTACGCAGACGTGGCGTTTGACGGCTATGTTCCGCCGAGCTTCCTTGCCGCGCCGGGCGCTAAAGATGTGGGCGTCGAATTTACGACCATGAGTAAAGGTTACAACATGGCCGGGTGGCGCGTCGGCTTTTGCGCTGGCAACCCCGACATGGTCCGTGGGCTCGGCACGATTAAAGGCTACTACGACTACGGAATGTTCCAGGCAATCCAGATTGCTGCTATCGTGGCCCTGCGCGAGACCGAGGCGACCGTCGAGAAACAATCGGAAATCTATCAAAGCCGCCGCGATGTGCTTGTCAGTGGACTACGCCGTCTTGGCTGGGAAATGGAAACCCCTAAGGCCGGTATGTTTGTCTGGGCACAGGTCCCCGAACCTTGGCGAAGCAAGATGAGCACGATGGACTTTGCAATGAAGTTGCTCGAAGAAGGTAACGTCGCGGTCAGCCCTGGAAGTGGATTCGGATCGGCTGGCGAAGGATTTTTGCGAATGTCGCTCGTCGAAAACGAACATCGTTTGCGTCAAGCGGTACGTCAAATTGCGAAATGTTTGTCATAG
- a CDS encoding winged helix-turn-helix transcriptional regulator, translating to MDTVGRSRHRDYVRPACPVEATLELIGGKWKGIVLYYLLDGKLRFSELKRKIGCVTQRMLTKQLRELEASGLVTRIVYAEVPPRVEYELTAEGESLRPILAALKQWGETHALSLLEKRESAV from the coding sequence ATGGATACTGTTGGGCGATCTCGGCACCGCGATTACGTTCGGCCAGCCTGTCCGGTCGAAGCGACATTGGAGTTAATCGGCGGTAAATGGAAAGGCATCGTTCTGTACTACTTGCTCGACGGAAAGCTGCGGTTTAGCGAACTGAAGCGAAAGATCGGCTGCGTGACGCAGCGGATGTTGACGAAGCAGCTGCGGGAACTGGAAGCGAGCGGGTTGGTGACCCGCATCGTCTACGCTGAGGTCCCGCCTCGGGTGGAGTATGAGTTGACCGCTGAAGGCGAATCACTGCGACCGATCCTGGCCGCGCTCAAGCAGTGGGGCGAGACCCATGCGCTGTCGTTATTGGAAAAACGAGAGTCGGCGGTGTGA
- a CDS encoding zinc-binding alcohol dehydrogenase family protein, which translates to MKAVALTRYLPIEDPLSLFDIEMDRPEPVGHDLLVAVNAIAVNPVDYKVRASKDKIEESPKVLGWDAAGVVEAVGPEVTLFKPGDEVFYAGDITRQGTNSQFHLVEEAIVGRKPQSLDFAQAAAFPLTSITAYEAFFDRLGIDVDGRNAKETLLIIGGAGGVGSIGIQLAKLAGLTVIATASRPESIQWVRDLGADHVINHREPLRPQIESLGLSHVDHIALFNDTDGHWDATADLIRPQGKVVSIVENERPLSQSVMKSKSASLTWEFMFTRSMFQTPDRIEQHHLLNRIADWIDAGKIKTTANNVVRPINAENLRAAHKQLEAGRSVGKIVLEGWH; encoded by the coding sequence ATGAAAGCCGTTGCCCTGACTCGTTACCTACCGATCGAAGATCCACTGTCGCTTTTTGATATCGAGATGGACCGCCCCGAACCGGTGGGGCATGATTTGTTAGTCGCCGTCAATGCCATCGCGGTCAACCCGGTGGACTACAAAGTGCGAGCGTCTAAAGACAAAATCGAGGAAAGTCCAAAGGTTCTCGGTTGGGACGCGGCGGGAGTCGTCGAGGCGGTCGGCCCGGAAGTCACGCTTTTCAAGCCGGGCGACGAAGTGTTCTATGCCGGTGATATCACCCGGCAGGGCACCAACTCTCAGTTTCACTTGGTCGAGGAAGCGATCGTCGGGCGGAAGCCTCAGTCGCTCGATTTTGCCCAAGCGGCCGCGTTCCCACTGACATCCATCACGGCTTACGAGGCATTTTTCGATCGACTAGGAATCGACGTCGATGGCAGAAATGCGAAGGAAACACTGTTGATCATCGGCGGTGCCGGCGGGGTCGGGTCGATCGGAATCCAGTTGGCAAAGCTGGCCGGGCTGACGGTGATTGCGACAGCTTCGCGGCCGGAATCGATTCAGTGGGTACGCGATTTGGGTGCGGACCATGTGATCAACCACCGCGAGCCGCTGCGTCCCCAGATCGAGTCTTTGGGACTGAGCCACGTTGACCACATCGCATTGTTTAACGACACCGACGGACACTGGGATGCGACCGCAGACCTGATCCGCCCCCAGGGCAAAGTCGTTTCGATCGTCGAAAACGAGCGACCGCTCAGCCAGAGCGTCATGAAATCCAAGTCTGCTTCGTTGACCTGGGAATTTATGTTTACGCGATCGATGTTCCAAACACCCGACCGAATCGAGCAACACCACTTGCTCAATCGCATAGCAGACTGGATCGATGCGGGGAAGATTAAGACGACGGCGAACAACGTGGTCCGTCCGATCAACGCCGAAAACCTTCGTGCGGCCCACAAGCAACTTGAAGCAGGTCGCAGCGTCGGCAAGATCGTCCTCGAGGGCTGGCACTAA
- a CDS encoding methyl-accepting chemotaxis protein: METTQQQITALQAAPPQSPNVPDQSAAKSDARRHLFFDEVAHVCREASRGNLEVRIQGFDSLTDGDEELAAVHHGINSLLDYTESFIREAKAALGYAADGKYFRRVLLGGMNGTFRHAAELINTASEQMKEKSDAIERAKSDRLSMADSFEETVKGITDSLLDATHELHAVSTELSSTAKQTSSRSKNALETANYSVKNVREVSDSAEQMQNSITEIDGKMEETASRVERVVVEVTNAMEVMKALGQSSASIDNVVETIEEVARQTHLLSFNAAIEAARSGSAGAGFAVVAAEVRKLAERTKIATQQVKEEISRVQSNADNAVQSIGRFGEAIEQLSKTSEAVSHLIRDQKVATDEIQNNVTEAMKCTESVKENISGVSGAATQTDAATDKLREASEDLERQGTALSQGVEMLLAKIRADGP; this comes from the coding sequence ATGGAAACGACACAACAGCAGATTACCGCCCTTCAAGCGGCACCTCCGCAGTCCCCAAACGTCCCAGACCAATCGGCTGCAAAAAGCGACGCACGGCGGCATCTGTTTTTCGATGAGGTCGCTCATGTTTGCCGAGAAGCTTCTCGTGGCAATCTGGAGGTTCGGATCCAAGGGTTTGACAGTTTGACCGATGGCGACGAGGAACTCGCGGCCGTTCATCATGGAATCAATTCGCTGCTTGATTACACCGAGTCGTTCATTCGAGAAGCGAAGGCCGCACTTGGTTACGCTGCCGACGGAAAGTACTTTCGTCGCGTGCTGCTAGGCGGGATGAATGGGACATTTCGGCATGCCGCTGAACTGATCAATACCGCATCGGAACAGATGAAGGAAAAATCAGACGCGATCGAGCGCGCGAAGAGCGATCGCCTATCAATGGCCGACTCCTTCGAAGAAACGGTCAAGGGAATTACCGATTCACTTCTCGACGCCACTCACGAGTTGCACGCGGTGTCGACCGAACTGTCCTCGACAGCCAAGCAGACGTCAAGCCGCTCGAAAAACGCACTCGAAACCGCCAATTACTCCGTCAAGAATGTCCGCGAAGTCAGCGATTCTGCAGAACAAATGCAGAATTCGATCACCGAAATTGATGGGAAAATGGAAGAGACTGCATCACGTGTCGAACGTGTTGTTGTCGAAGTCACCAATGCGATGGAGGTCATGAAGGCACTCGGGCAGTCATCGGCGAGTATCGATAACGTGGTTGAAACGATTGAGGAAGTGGCCCGCCAAACGCACTTGCTTTCGTTCAACGCGGCAATCGAAGCGGCGCGTTCGGGCAGCGCCGGGGCTGGTTTTGCCGTGGTCGCTGCGGAGGTTCGCAAATTGGCCGAACGAACCAAAATCGCAACTCAGCAAGTCAAAGAAGAAATCTCGCGTGTTCAATCGAACGCCGATAATGCCGTTCAATCGATCGGCCGTTTCGGGGAAGCGATCGAGCAGCTCAGCAAGACAAGCGAAGCGGTCAGTCATCTGATTCGCGATCAGAAGGTCGCTACCGATGAGATTCAAAACAACGTGACCGAAGCGATGAAGTGTACCGAATCGGTGAAAGAAAACATCTCCGGCGTCTCGGGAGCGGCAACTCAAACTGATGCCGCCACCGATAAACTACGTGAAGCGTCCGAAGACCTTGAACGACAGGGAACAGCGTTGTCACAAGGCGTGGAAATGCTGTTGGCAAAGATTCGGGCTGACGGCCCCTGA
- a CDS encoding PAS domain-containing protein, whose translation MTATSLIQTSITPTGHERTFAESEIIVSKTDLKGVITYANHVFTRISGFTEAELLGRPHNIIRHPDMPRCVFKLLWDVIAEGQEIFAYVVNLCKNGDHYWVLAHVTPSFDNSGNIISYHSSRRKPDPEKVAKVIPLYKQLIECEASYPDWREGMQASTDLMRQVLRDAGMQYDEFVFSL comes from the coding sequence GTGACCGCAACTTCATTGATTCAAACATCCATCACGCCCACCGGACATGAGCGAACGTTTGCCGAGTCAGAGATCATTGTTAGCAAGACGGATTTGAAGGGCGTCATCACTTATGCCAATCACGTCTTCACTCGAATCTCCGGGTTCACGGAAGCGGAATTGCTCGGGCGTCCACACAATATCATTCGCCATCCGGACATGCCGCGATGTGTCTTCAAACTGTTGTGGGACGTGATCGCGGAAGGACAAGAAATCTTTGCGTATGTTGTCAACCTTTGCAAAAACGGTGACCACTACTGGGTGCTCGCCCATGTCACGCCAAGTTTTGACAATTCCGGCAACATCATCAGCTATCACTCAAGTCGTCGAAAACCGGATCCAGAAAAGGTTGCAAAAGTCATTCCGCTGTACAAGCAATTGATTGAATGCGAAGCGAGCTATCCCGATTGGCGCGAAGGCATGCAGGCATCAACCGACTTGATGCGGCAGGTCCTTCGCGACGCCGGCATGCAATACGACGAATTCGTTTTCTCCCTTTAG
- a CDS encoding purple acid phosphatase family protein: protein MNCLPKLLNHRRMYAPIVRTLALLLIAIPMLAGESPECDAHESADHHVAPPRPADFYRPTSIPDRVVLTWTGNPANSQAVTWRTSTAVRQSIAEIAIASGNPKFTEDAKQVRGERQDLETDLGKARYHTVNFNNLKPETKYAYRVGDGSNWSEWFHFRTASDLPKPFSFIYFGDAQNNLRSMWSRVIREAHSDAPKASFFLHAGDLVNRAESDAEWGEWFYAGGFLNGMIPSIPVPGNHEQAKQEDGRRSLSHHWRPTFALPTHGPAGLEETCYTLVYQGVRIIGLNSNTKLDEQAEWLERQLQSNQCRWVVCTFHHPVFSTGKGRDNDELRKRWKPILDRYRVDLVLQGHDHTYGRTGLGTPSESNVPTGLNKREQEYGTVYVVSVSGPKMYQLQHHDFMVRQKANTQLYQIITVDDDQLHFESRTAVGDVFDSFTLKKVPGQINELVETTSPAND, encoded by the coding sequence ATGAACTGCCTCCCTAAGTTGCTCAACCATCGACGCATGTATGCACCGATAGTACGAACTCTCGCGCTCCTTTTGATCGCGATTCCAATGCTCGCAGGTGAATCGCCCGAATGTGACGCACACGAGTCTGCCGATCATCACGTGGCACCTCCCAGGCCTGCAGACTTCTATCGTCCTACATCGATTCCAGATCGTGTCGTATTGACATGGACGGGAAATCCCGCCAACTCCCAAGCGGTGACTTGGCGCACGTCGACGGCGGTTCGTCAGAGCATTGCCGAGATCGCGATCGCATCGGGAAACCCAAAGTTCACTGAAGACGCAAAGCAAGTGCGCGGAGAACGACAAGACTTGGAAACCGATCTTGGGAAAGCACGGTACCACACCGTTAACTTCAACAACTTAAAGCCTGAGACGAAATACGCCTACCGCGTCGGTGATGGATCGAATTGGAGTGAGTGGTTTCACTTCCGGACCGCGAGCGATTTGCCGAAGCCGTTCTCGTTTATCTATTTCGGTGACGCTCAGAACAATTTGCGTTCTATGTGGTCACGAGTGATTCGCGAAGCTCATTCGGACGCGCCCAAGGCTTCGTTCTTTTTACATGCCGGTGACTTGGTCAATCGAGCGGAGTCGGACGCAGAGTGGGGCGAGTGGTTTTATGCCGGCGGTTTTTTGAACGGGATGATTCCCAGCATCCCCGTCCCCGGTAATCACGAACAAGCGAAGCAGGAGGACGGACGCCGAAGCTTGTCGCACCACTGGCGACCGACGTTTGCGCTGCCAACTCACGGTCCGGCAGGTTTGGAAGAAACGTGCTACACCCTGGTCTATCAAGGCGTTCGCATCATCGGACTCAATAGCAACACGAAGCTGGATGAACAAGCGGAGTGGCTAGAACGACAACTTCAATCAAACCAGTGCCGCTGGGTGGTTTGCACGTTTCATCATCCGGTGTTCTCAACGGGAAAAGGCCGCGACAACGATGAACTGCGGAAACGATGGAAGCCAATCCTAGATCGGTATCGCGTCGACTTAGTTTTGCAAGGACACGACCATACTTATGGGCGAACCGGACTCGGCACACCATCGGAATCCAACGTCCCCACAGGACTTAACAAACGTGAGCAGGAATACGGTACTGTCTACGTCGTCTCTGTGAGTGGACCAAAAATGTATCAACTCCAGCACCATGATTTCATGGTCCGCCAAAAAGCCAATACGCAACTCTACCAGATCATTACGGTCGACGATGATCAATTGCATTTCGAATCTCGAACTGCGGTCGGCGACGTTTTCGATTCGTTCACGTTGAAGAAAGTCCCAGGGCAAATCAACGAACTGGTTGAGACGACTTCACCGGCAAATGATTAA
- a CDS encoding mechanosensitive ion channel domain-containing protein encodes MLQSRRYAIALLLALLICPATMLHAQTARFQRPQGSESWIPNPVSNAGAVSHSIGSRFPAPSGPSTEQTSQSEDKRYANPFTGTLRQSRQDSPATTVSAHFDTRTGVPSRTANAISTPFAAEYAPFNAPVVTAAGVRVAGQSTDQPVVRLARPRTSDREEKGSGVRLAASTEIPVQSKVVYTRAMVDSARQSESHFQRIAAGGPNLVSTVATENARFAKLWADLAEECIALAERVETAQAKLRSTQQDYDDVTAKIEKYGLTPTIGILLRHKKEQLDRWQANDSQTGWVHASLQKSREAQLDLELVPFDGTEAAIQASEVLSQAGFDPNKQEQQTLRSNIEQLLSERAEWLAALWAGHRHYQEQLTEIDAVTSASSQLTRDYRKLINRHVVWIRSGETIGWTSFGKLRPGLASLMDSDRGSEFGFSLQQKLGVNLASGIVIALLTVGLLVLRWWAKSILVGIGSKTRLRESTKSTRKLAGCGLTVLVACLLPAVFLMIARWLGSGYVSESLLQASSGFYACSLIALMVELPRQLLRDYGIVDKHLGIDLPRRQRACQYLMVVGTGLVLSAYVVTVTGLIDQGMWRESVSRIGLIITLLLVAWTFHRALHPTKGILEPIVAKYGGSMIHRIRVVLYLFAIGSPLAIAFLSAIGYGFTAQELILRFAVTFSLALICATLWPAVKILAAHVWRVLTGGQSPQRKFDEYGEIEPTHEIDLSGGLYLDLKHQIAFLCQCGLVVAGMLFLGYLWIDVFPNLRTGNPVVWTVQETVTKPIVNANGQTVMQASVEEIPVTLVHVFFAAVTLFVAFQVAKLLPALFDALVLQRVSFDEGMEHFSLVLGRCILFGVGCLIALNWLGVRWQTVQWLAVGLTIGLGFGLQDMVRNVFGGLVVLFEKPASLGDLITIGRITGRVAKQHLRTTVLTDDDGRENIIPNKKFVTDDVVNWMGAGRLTVIPIEVAVTKDERPADICRTLQEFAAEQENVLVAPAPQATLVCISKHSQRIEIRVWIEDGKLAVAFRNDLLKRFRKYLGDLSMLVKEQPEQPVIRDLAKDQDLFTKPSRRSA; translated from the coding sequence ATGCTCCAGTCTCGCCGTTACGCGATCGCGTTGCTCCTCGCGTTGCTGATTTGTCCAGCAACAATGCTCCATGCCCAGACGGCACGATTTCAAAGACCTCAAGGCTCGGAAAGCTGGATTCCCAACCCGGTTTCAAACGCGGGTGCGGTCAGCCATTCAATCGGATCACGTTTTCCCGCCCCGTCGGGGCCCTCGACCGAGCAGACGTCGCAATCCGAGGATAAGCGTTATGCAAATCCCTTTACCGGGACATTGCGACAATCGAGGCAGGATTCACCGGCGACGACAGTTTCTGCTCACTTCGACACTCGTACGGGTGTGCCTTCCAGAACCGCGAATGCGATCTCAACGCCGTTCGCGGCGGAGTATGCTCCCTTCAATGCGCCTGTTGTCACAGCCGCAGGTGTTCGGGTGGCGGGCCAATCAACCGACCAACCTGTCGTTCGTTTGGCTCGACCTCGAACATCAGATCGAGAGGAAAAGGGCAGCGGCGTTCGACTGGCCGCCTCAACTGAAATCCCGGTTCAATCAAAAGTCGTCTACACACGAGCGATGGTCGATTCGGCCCGACAGAGCGAATCGCATTTCCAGCGAATTGCTGCCGGCGGTCCGAACCTGGTCAGTACCGTGGCAACCGAAAACGCACGTTTTGCCAAGTTGTGGGCCGACCTGGCCGAAGAATGCATCGCGTTGGCCGAACGCGTCGAAACCGCGCAGGCGAAGCTTCGATCAACCCAGCAAGACTATGACGATGTGACGGCCAAGATTGAAAAGTATGGTTTGACGCCGACGATCGGTATCTTGCTCCGTCATAAAAAGGAACAGCTCGATCGCTGGCAAGCAAACGATTCTCAGACTGGGTGGGTTCACGCGTCGCTTCAAAAATCACGCGAAGCTCAACTCGACCTTGAGCTAGTGCCATTCGACGGAACCGAGGCAGCGATTCAAGCTTCCGAAGTACTCTCGCAAGCCGGTTTTGATCCGAACAAGCAAGAACAACAAACGTTGCGTTCGAACATCGAGCAGCTGTTGTCCGAACGCGCCGAGTGGTTGGCGGCACTGTGGGCAGGGCATCGTCATTATCAAGAACAATTGACGGAGATCGATGCGGTAACATCGGCCTCAAGTCAATTGACTCGGGATTACCGAAAGCTGATCAATCGACACGTCGTTTGGATCCGAAGTGGTGAAACAATCGGTTGGACATCGTTCGGGAAACTTCGCCCCGGTTTAGCTTCACTGATGGATTCTGATCGCGGCAGTGAGTTTGGTTTTTCGCTACAGCAAAAGCTGGGTGTGAACTTAGCCTCTGGCATCGTGATCGCATTGCTGACGGTTGGATTGCTGGTTCTACGCTGGTGGGCCAAATCGATTCTCGTGGGGATCGGTAGCAAAACGCGATTGCGTGAATCAACAAAATCGACTCGAAAGTTAGCGGGATGTGGACTGACAGTCTTGGTCGCGTGTTTACTGCCAGCGGTATTTCTAATGATCGCGCGTTGGCTCGGTAGCGGCTACGTGTCCGAATCGTTGCTCCAAGCATCGAGCGGGTTTTATGCGTGCAGCTTGATCGCGCTGATGGTCGAATTGCCTCGGCAACTGCTCCGCGACTATGGGATCGTCGACAAACATCTGGGAATCGATCTGCCAAGGCGCCAGCGGGCCTGCCAGTATCTGATGGTGGTCGGAACGGGATTAGTGCTCAGCGCTTACGTCGTGACCGTGACCGGATTGATCGACCAAGGAATGTGGCGAGAGTCGGTATCGCGAATCGGATTAATTATCACTCTATTGCTGGTCGCCTGGACGTTCCACCGAGCCCTGCATCCGACGAAAGGAATCTTGGAACCAATCGTTGCGAAGTACGGCGGTTCGATGATTCATCGCATCCGCGTGGTGTTGTATTTGTTTGCTATCGGTTCGCCGCTGGCGATCGCTTTTCTATCGGCGATCGGTTACGGGTTTACCGCCCAGGAATTGATCCTGCGTTTTGCGGTTACGTTCTCGCTTGCCTTGATCTGCGCCACGCTATGGCCGGCGGTGAAAATTTTGGCCGCTCACGTATGGCGAGTGCTGACCGGAGGGCAAAGTCCACAGCGCAAATTTGACGAATATGGCGAAATTGAACCGACCCACGAAATCGACTTGTCAGGTGGTTTGTATCTTGACCTGAAACATCAGATCGCCTTCCTGTGCCAGTGTGGATTGGTTGTCGCCGGGATGTTGTTTCTCGGCTACCTTTGGATTGATGTTTTTCCTAATCTGCGCACCGGCAACCCAGTTGTGTGGACGGTTCAGGAAACAGTCACCAAGCCGATTGTCAACGCCAATGGTCAAACCGTGATGCAGGCGAGCGTCGAAGAGATACCAGTGACGCTGGTGCATGTGTTCTTCGCTGCCGTCACGCTGTTTGTCGCGTTTCAAGTCGCGAAGTTGTTGCCCGCTTTGTTCGATGCGTTGGTGCTACAGCGAGTTTCGTTTGACGAGGGCATGGAACACTTTTCGCTGGTCCTCGGTCGATGCATACTGTTCGGCGTTGGATGTTTAATCGCGCTGAATTGGCTTGGCGTTCGTTGGCAAACCGTTCAGTGGCTTGCCGTCGGCCTTACCATCGGACTCGGTTTTGGCCTGCAAGACATGGTCCGAAACGTCTTTGGCGGCTTGGTGGTACTGTTTGAAAAACCCGCTTCCCTCGGCGACTTGATCACCATCGGGCGAATTACCGGACGTGTTGCGAAGCAGCACTTACGGACCACCGTCCTGACCGATGATGACGGGCGTGAAAACATCATTCCGAATAAAAAGTTCGTCACCGACGACGTGGTTAATTGGATGGGAGCTGGCCGGTTGACCGTGATCCCAATCGAAGTTGCCGTGACCAAGGATGAGCGCCCAGCGGATATCTGTCGCACGCTGCAGGAATTTGCCGCCGAACAGGAGAACGTTCTTGTCGCCCCGGCACCGCAGGCCACGCTCGTGTGTATCTCCAAGCATTCCCAGCGGATAGAAATACGCGTTTGGATCGAAGACGGTAAGTTGGCCGTCGCGTTCAGAAATGACCTGCTTAAACGGTTCCGAAAGTATCTTGGTGACCTCAGCATGCTCGTCAAAGAACAGCCCGAACAGCCAGTGATCCGGGATTTGGCGAAGGATCAAGACCTGTTTACGAAGCCATCGCGGCGGTCCGCCTAA